The segment CTGACACCTGCGCGGAGGTACCGGATGGCTCGCATCCTGGTGGCCGACGACGACCCGAACCTGAGAGCGGTCCTGCGCCTGACGCTCGAGCATGCCGGACATGAGGTCGTCGAGGCCGCCGACGGCGTTCAGGCGATCGCGCGCGCCCGCGAGTCCGAGATCGATCTCTTCGTCACCGACATGCTCATGCCCGAGATGGACGGACTCGAGGCGATCCAGAAGCTGCGCGCCCTGAGACCGAAGATCCGGATCATCGGCATCTCGGGAGGCGGCCGGATCGACGCGAAGAACTACCTGACCCTGGCCGCCAGGCTGGGGGCGGCTCGGGTGCTGACGAAGCCCTTCCCCATGCAGGATCTGGTCGCAGCGGTCATCGAGATTCTGGCCGCGCCCTGAGATCCTGTCCGTTAACAGAGAGACATGAGATGGACGCATGCCGCAGCCGCGTGGGCCCTCGCCTCCGCGCTGACCGCCGGCACCTCGGGCCCGGAGGTCGATTCCGAGACGGTGGCGCGCGCCTTCGAGCGGGGGGCGGCCTGCGCCGCGGCGCGGCACGCCGGTGACGGCTTCCGGGATCGGTATCTCGAGTACGTCTACCCCGGCGAGGACGTGCCGCGCCCGCCAGGCTCGTCGAAGCTGACGTATCGCGCCATCGACGCCGACACGGTGCTCGTCCTCCTCGCGCGCGCGGGACAGCTTTCCGAGCCTCTCGCCTCCATGGCCGGCCGCGCGGACGAGGCGCTGAGGGGGGCGCTCCCGCTCTGGCGCGGGCGCGGGTTCACCAACGTCTCGCGCGATCCGCACGCCAGCGGCGTCGCCCTCGACACTTTCTGCTTCGTCTCGTGGCTCTACCGCGACGAGGAGGGCGCGCGCGAGGTCGCCGCCGCCATGGATGACGGCGGGTGGCTCCCGGAGCACCTCTACGAGGGTGAGGAGCGCTTCCGCCGGAGCGCCGACGAGGCGTGGTGCGTCAGGCTCCTGCAGGCAACCGGGATCGAAGGGACCGCCGCCAGGAAGCCGTTCGATCGTCTGGTCGCCGAATTCAAGCGCGACGCGGCGGCCGCTCCCGCGGATCGCGGGACGTTCTACGAGGGGTACCACCTGGGGATGCTGGTCGCCCTGGGCGCGGCGGGCGGCCCGCCGGACGCCGCTCTCGCCGGCGACATCGTCGGTGCCCTCCGTGCCTGGGCTGCCGCGCACCATCCGACCGGTCCGGCGCCCCCGGAAGATCTGTTCGAGTGGGCGAACCTGCCGACCGCCGAGGCTCTGCGCGCCGGAGGGGGGGAGGCGCTCGGGGACGAAGCGGCCCGGGTTCTCCTCGCGTCCCAGGGATCGGATGGCTGCTGGTCGCCGAGCGCGAAGGACCATGCGGCCCCGGGCTCCACGTTTCTGACGCTGCGCGCCCTGCTGGCGCTCGCCCCCTACCGGCGCGCCGGCTCGACGGAACCGTCCCCGCGCGCCGAGGCCCGCGCGGAGCCCGGGACGGTGGGCGTGCCGGCGCCGTAGGCCGCGAGGCCGGCCCAATAGAAGGGATGGTCGAAGCGGGCTCCGTCGGAGTCCACGAGCCGACCCGCGATCATCTCGCTCTGCACCAACCGCACGGCCAGCTCCGGGGGATGCTCCGCGAGGAGCTCGAAGAGGCGCGGCACGATCCTGCGTGACGCGCGATCGTCGGCCTCCCAGAGCCCGGCGATGACCGTCCCGGCCCCGGCGGTCAGGAAGGCGCGGGCCAGCCCGTCGAGCTCGTCGCCGGCCGTTCGCCCGTGCGCGAGCCCTCCTTCGGCGGCGGCGCCGCACCCGCTGAGGACCACGAGCGAGGCGGAGATCGGAATCGCCGCGATCTCACCCGCCTCGAGCCGGCCGTCGTCCCCATCGCCCGGAGCGAGGAGGAGCGCCGACCGGGCGGGCTGAATTGGATCGATGCGGGCGTGCGCGGCGACGTGGAGGACGCCGTAGGCGCCGCCGCGCTTCTTGACGGCCGACTCCCGCGCCTCGACCCCGAGCAGCAGATCGCCCAGGCGCCCGGCTGACGCTGCCACGGCCCGCGCTTCTTCGGCCGCCCCCGGGAGTCGCGACGATTCCGGCGTCGCGGGATCGCCGAGCGCGAGCGTGCGGGCGAATCCCTCCCGGGGAGAACGACCGCGCGACAGGAGCGCCTCGGCGGCGGGGAGAACGGTGAGCGTGAAGCGATCGATCGCGCGCCCCCCCGGGGCACCGATCGCCGCGAAGGGAACGGCGTGAAGCGGGCCGTTCGGGACGATGAATAGGTGGTCGATGCCGTCGAGATCGGCCGCGATGGGGACGAAGATCCGCTCGCCCAGGCGGGCCGCGGCGCGCGACCAGCTCTCGGCGACCGCCGACCCGGCGGCCGCGGGCCGCCCGGGATACCGCACCGCCTCGACGAGCGGGTCGATCGACGTGTCGCGTGACGCCACACGCCGGAAGACGACGCCGTCGCGCCGCGCGACGTAGAGGCCGAGACCGGCGTCGTCGTAGAAGAAGTCGAGGACCGCCTCGTCCGGCCCGAGGAGCCGCCGGAAAGCGGCGGACGGGACCCCCGCGGTCGTCACGGGGGGCTCCGTGGCTGCGGCGGTCGACGCGGCGGGCTCCCACGCGGGGAACTCGAGGCGATCGGTGAAGCCCCGCGCCTTCGCGGCGCGCGCGATGCGGTAGCCCTTCTCGGCGTCTCCCGACTCGGCGTCGAGGCGTGACAGCGCGCGGTACGGGGCGATCCGGTCGTCGAGGATGGCCGCGCGCCAGGGAGCCGCGCGCACCCCAGCCCTGAGCTCCTCCACCTCGGCGATGGATCGCGCGTAGGCCTTCGCGGCCGCGGCGGGCTTCTTCTCCGCTTCGAGCACGCGCCCTTCCATCAGCTCGGTCTGCCAGCCGAACTCCGTCGTCCGCCGGCCGCGGGCGAACCGGGAGGTCCGCTCGAGGGCCGCGCGCGCCGCCGCCGGGGCGGCGATCCCGAGATCCTCCTCGACCTCGATGAGGCCGCAGTGGACCACCCCGAGAAGATCGTCCAGGGCCGTGAACCCGTCGAGCGCCTCCTTCAGCCGCGCGCGTCCGGCGTCGCGGCGCGCCGGGCCCGAGGCGAACTCGACGAGGGCGAGGTCCTTGCGCGCCTCGGCCCGCTGCAGCGGGCTCGCTTCGGGCGGGAAGGCGGCGACCGCCTCCTCGAGCTCCTCCCGTGCGCCGGTGAGATCCCCCGAGCGAAACCTCAGGTTGCCGACCCCGTCGAGCACCTCGGCAAGCCCGACCAGGTCGCCAGTGGTCCGGTAGATCCCCGCCGCCTTCTCGAACTCGCCGAGGCCGCGCGCCCCCTCCCCGAGCGCCGAGACGAGGACGCCAAGGCTCATGCGCTGCGTCGCCTCGAGATCCGGCCGCGCCGCGGCGGCCGCCAGCGCGATCGCCCGGGTGAGGCTCTCCTCCGCCTCGGTGTACCTCCCGAGGTAGTAGAGGGAGACCGCGCGCCCTCCCAGGATCGAGCTGAGCTGCCCCGACGCGTCGGTCCCCTCGAGGAGGCTCTCCGCGCTGGCGAAGAGGGGCAGCGATCTCTCGTACTCCCCCATGGACGACAGGAGAATCGCCTCCTCGTCGTCCGCGCCCGACCTCAGGATCGAATCGTCGGTGGTCGCGATCACCGCGCGCGCCTCGGCGACCTCCCGCGTCGCGGTCGCGTAGTCGCCCTGGCCCCTCGCGAGCGTCACGAGGCGGAGCCTCGAGTCGGCCTCCGCCTGCGTCAGGCCGCCGCGGTGCGCCGCGTCGATCGAGCGGCGGATGAAGCGCACGGTACCCGCGAAATCCCCCTGCTTCTCGCGAATCCCGGCGAGGTTGAACCACGCCGCGCTCTCCATCTCGGCATCGCCGATCCGCCTCGCGACCGCGAGCGAGCGGCGGAGGGCGTCCGTGGCCGGCTCCGCCTCCCCCAGCTTCTCGAGCAGCCCGCCGAGGACGGCAAGGGCGCGCCCCTCGGCCGGCGCGTCGGCGTTCTCGCGGGAGATGACGATCGCCTCCGTGAGGAGCGAGCGCTCGCTCCGGACATCGCCGAGATCGCCGACGACGTAGGCGCGGTTGAGGAAGATCGCCGCGAGCTGACCCCGGTCGCCGGCGCGGCGCGACGTGGCGGCGGCCTCCTCGAGCCTCGCCAGCGCCTCGTCGGCCTTTCCGGTCACCGCGAGGACCGCGCCGAGGTTCGACAGGCACCTCCCCTCCTCGCGAAGGTCGCCCAGCTCGCGAAAATCGACGAGGGAGCTCTCGAACCCCGCGAGCGAGTCGGCCGTCCGCCCCTCGCCGAGAGCGGTGATCGCCTCCTTCTTCCGCGCGACCGCAAGGCGACGCCGCTCGACCTGGGCCGCGGTGAACGAGCGGAAGAGGGCCACGCGATCGGCGAGCGCCGCGTCGTCATAGCTCGCGGCGTACCGGGAGGCGATGGTTTCCGCGAGCGCCAGGCTGTCGGATGTCCCCTCTTCCAGGAGGCGATCGGCCGCCTCGTACGCGGTGGCCCTGTCGGCCGCCACGAGCTTCGCGATCGCCTTCGCGTCGCCGCGCGCGGCGGCGGCCCGCGCGGCCTCGGTGAACGCCGGAGCCTCGACCTCGCCGGCGCGGGCGGCGGCGGACACCGCCAGCGCCAGGGCCAGGAGAACGGCGAGGCGGATCCGGCAGCCCGAGCGCATCAGCGGATCTCGAAGGCCGTCGGGCGGCTCTCCGCGATCACGCGGTCGAGCGCCATCGCACGGATTCGCCAGATCAGCGTCCCCGCGGGGGGTGTCGCCGTGCCGGCCGGCCACGCGGCCGACGTCGCGCCGGCGCGCGCCTCGATCGTCCCGAGCGCCTCACCCGCGGCGCTCTCCACGTTGATGACGTAGCGATCGGCACCCGCGACGGCCGGCCAGTGAAACGCGAGGGAGGCGGCCCGCTCCGTGGATCCCGCGGCGGGCCTCATCCCCTCGAAGGCTCCTCCCGAAGCCCCGCGGTATCCGGTGATGCGGCTGGTCGATGGGACGGTCGTCGTCGTGAACCACATTCCCATGGCAACGGCGATCACGACTCCGGCGGCCAGCGCGCTCACGAGGCGTGAGGTGAACGACTCCGCCGGCGGCTCGGTCGATGTCCCGGCGGCGCCCCGGGGGGCGCGAGCGGATCGAATCCACTCCGCGGGGACCGCCTGGGGCGCCGAGGAGGCCGCCCCTCTCAGGAGGACGACGCCCGACCGGCACTCCCCGCACTCCGCGAGGTGCGCCTCGACGCCGTCGCGCGCGCCCGCCTCGAGCGTCCCGTCGAGATACGCCGCCGTCACGAGCTCGTCCGGATGCTCTCTCACGTGCGCCACTCCCTCACACCGGCCAGAACGACGACATCCCCGACGACTCGAGGTCGGGGCGCGCGACGCCATGACGCTTCAGCCCGAGCCGCAGGCGCTCGACCCCCTCGCGCGCCAGCTTCTCCGCCTCCCCCTTCGACACCGACAGAACCTCCGCCACGTCGTGAGGCCCGAGCCCGTCGCGATAGCGGAGGACGACGGCCAGGCGCTGCCTCGGCGGCATCGACTCCATCGCCTCGTGAAAGGCGAGATCGGCCTCGCGCGAGCGCATCGGGCCTTCCGGATCCCCGTCGAACCCGCGGCGCGGGCTCGCGCGATCGCCCTCGAAGGCCGCCTCGCCGACCGCCTCGACGCTGACGGGGCGACGCCTCTCGAAGAGCCGCGAGAGAAGCCGCCACCTCTGGCTGGCGGAGAGGCTCGACTGGACGCGCTCCGCGCGCGTCTCGATCTCGCCCGGAGTGAGCCGGATGCCGTGGCGGCCGGAGAGCGTCTCCTTCACCTCCGCGAGCGGGCGGCCGTCGCGCAGGTGGTACTCGAAGAGGAGCCGATCGGTCTCGTCCATCCCCTCGACGGTGCGGAAGGGACGGAAGCGGCCGTCGCGCGCTCGGATGAAGTCCAGCGCGATGTTCTTGACGACGACCGACAGGTACGTCGAGAAGCGGCACGGGGCTTCGGGGCGGTACCGGTACGCGCGCACCCGCCTCATGTCGTTTTCCTTGAGGCGCGCGCAGACGAAGAGGAAGAGATCCATCCGGTCGTCGTAGCCGTCCGCGAAGAGGCGGATCACCCGGAAGATCGCGTCCGCGGAGGCGGCGAGAAACCGCTCCCACGCGGACACCCCCCCCGCGGAGATCGAGGCCAGGAGCTCTTTCTCGTCGCTGTCCTGCATGTGAGCCGGACCCGCGCCCGGCGAGGAAAGGATGCTCCCCGCAGGCCGCCCGCCCGCGGGTCCCCCGATTCCTTTCCCCATTGAATGGGAACGAGATTACCAGACCCTCCCGGATAAGAAAACCCCGGCCGCGCGAATCGGACGGCCGGGGTCGAGGATGCGCTGACTTCGGTCGAGGCCGCTTCGACTACTCGACCACCTTCTTGAAGACCGGCGAGCCGCCTCCGCCGCCGCCGCAACCTTCGTCGACGTAGCCGTCGCAGTCGTCGTCGATCCCGTTGCCGCAGACCTCCGCGTGCCCCGGGTAGACGGCGGGGTTGTTGTCGTTGCAGTCGCCCGCGCAGACCGTCACGCCGTCTCCATCGGCGTCGACGCAGTACTTCTCCAGCCTCAGCTTGTCGAGCCTCGCCCCGAGCTCGCGCGGCTTGAACGACACCATGTACGTCCCCGGAGTCAGGTGATAGAGGATCGGGTTCATGAACTGCTCGGGGGTCACGTACGGGTTCCAGTGTCCGACGCGCGTCCAGTTGAAGGCCCCGTACCCGTAGGCCGGGCTCGAGACCTCGAACCGGAACTGCGCCGATGTGCCGAAGCCGAAGTCGATCGGCTGCCCCTGCGGGTTGAAGACCATCACGATGAACGAGTCGTCACCGGAGTTGGTCGCATAGACGCGCGACCAGATCTGGTAGTCGCCCGTCTGCGTGACGCTGAACCGGTAGTCCGCCGAGGCCGGACCGAACGCGACCGTCCCCAGGGGGACGCTCACGTACGTGTCGAGCCCCGACACGTCGGTCCGCATCGGAATGATGAGCCTTCCCGCCTCCGCCTGGACGTCCACGCCCGCCGCGAAGACCGGCACGTCGCCTCCCGGCAGGTGGTCGATCGACGTGACGCCGGCGAACGACCCGCCGCCCGCCGGGTAGTACGTCGTCCGGATCTCCATCGACGTCACGGTCGCATCGGAGGTCATGACGAACGAGTACGACGTCAGGCCGCTGCCCACCGTCGTCCACGCCGTATACGTGCCGTCGGCCTTCTTGAAGCGCTGCTCGAGCAGGGTGTTCGGCGACGCCGGGTACCAGCCGAGCCGGTTGTCGAGGGTGCAGGTGCCGGAGTCGTAGCTCTTGAGCCCCGACGGGCACAGGAGCGGGCTCTCGTCCACCACGCTGTTCTCGTTGTTGTCGATGCCGTCGAGCATCTCGGGGGCGAACGGGAAGCGGCGCGGGTTCACGTCATCGGTGTCGATCCCGGTGTGGGCGGCCGAATAGAGATGGTCGAGATCCCCGTCGATGTTGTCGAGCTTGTACCAGACCTTCAGGTCGCCGCTGTTGTGGTAGAAGCCGCCCGGATCGCTCCAGCGGCAGGAGACGTGCTGCCCGAGGACGTTCGTCCCCTCGTACCCCACGCTGAACGTCTGCCGCGGGTTGACGCTCTTCACCTGGAGGTTGCGCGTCGGATAGCTCCCGAGCATCGCCGGTGTGACGAGCGTGTGGAGGACGAAGTCGTAGTTCGGGAAGCCCCGGAACGACGTGATCGAGGCCCTGGC is part of the Acidobacteriota bacterium genome and harbors:
- a CDS encoding response regulator, which encodes MARILVADDDPNLRAVLRLTLEHAGHEVVEAADGVQAIARARESEIDLFVTDMLMPEMDGLEAIQKLRALRPKIRIIGISGGGRIDAKNYLTLAARLGAARVLTKPFPMQDLVAAVIEILAAP
- a CDS encoding CHAT domain-containing protein translates to MRSGCRIRLAVLLALALAVSAAARAGEVEAPAFTEAARAAAARGDAKAIAKLVAADRATAYEAADRLLEEGTSDSLALAETIASRYAASYDDAALADRVALFRSFTAAQVERRRLAVARKKEAITALGEGRTADSLAGFESSLVDFRELGDLREEGRCLSNLGAVLAVTGKADEALARLEEAAATSRRAGDRGQLAAIFLNRAYVVGDLGDVRSERSLLTEAIVISRENADAPAEGRALAVLGGLLEKLGEAEPATDALRRSLAVARRIGDAEMESAAWFNLAGIREKQGDFAGTVRFIRRSIDAAHRGGLTQAEADSRLRLVTLARGQGDYATATREVAEARAVIATTDDSILRSGADDEEAILLSSMGEYERSLPLFASAESLLEGTDASGQLSSILGGRAVSLYYLGRYTEAEESLTRAIALAAAAARPDLEATQRMSLGVLVSALGEGARGLGEFEKAAGIYRTTGDLVGLAEVLDGVGNLRFRSGDLTGAREELEEAVAAFPPEASPLQRAEARKDLALVEFASGPARRDAGRARLKEALDGFTALDDLLGVVHCGLIEVEEDLGIAAPAAARAALERTSRFARGRRTTEFGWQTELMEGRVLEAEKKPAAAAKAYARSIAEVEELRAGVRAAPWRAAILDDRIAPYRALSRLDAESGDAEKGYRIARAAKARGFTDRLEFPAWEPAASTAAATEPPVTTAGVPSAAFRRLLGPDEAVLDFFYDDAGLGLYVARRDGVVFRRVASRDTSIDPLVEAVRYPGRPAAAGSAVAESWSRAAARLGERIFVPIAADLDGIDHLFIVPNGPLHAVPFAAIGAPGGRAIDRFTLTVLPAAEALLSRGRSPREGFARTLALGDPATPESSRLPGAAEEARAVAASAGRLGDLLLGVEARESAVKKRGGAYGVLHVAAHARIDPIQPARSALLLAPGDGDDGRLEAGEIAAIPISASLVVLSGCGAAAEGGLAHGRTAGDELDGLARAFLTAGAGTVIAGLWEADDRASRRIVPRLFELLAEHPPELAVRLVQSEMIAGRLVDSDGARFDHPFYWAGLAAYGAGTPTVPGSARASARGDGSVEPARR
- a CDS encoding zf-HC2 domain-containing protein, which codes for MREHPDELVTAAYLDGTLEAGARDGVEAHLAECGECRSGVVLLRGAASSAPQAVPAEWIRSARAPRGAAGTSTEPPAESFTSRLVSALAAGVVIAVAMGMWFTTTTVPSTSRITGYRGASGGAFEGMRPAAGSTERAASLAFHWPAVAGADRYVINVESAAGEALGTIEARAGATSAAWPAGTATPPAGTLIWRIRAMALDRVIAESRPTAFEIR
- a CDS encoding sigma-70 family RNA polymerase sigma factor, yielding MQDSDEKELLASISAGGVSAWERFLAASADAIFRVIRLFADGYDDRMDLFLFVCARLKENDMRRVRAYRYRPEAPCRFSTYLSVVVKNIALDFIRARDGRFRPFRTVEGMDETDRLLFEYHLRDGRPLAEVKETLSGRHGIRLTPGEIETRAERVQSSLSASQRWRLLSRLFERRRPVSVEAVGEAAFEGDRASPRRGFDGDPEGPMRSREADLAFHEAMESMPPRQRLAVVLRYRDGLGPHDVAEVLSVSKGEAEKLAREGVERLRLGLKRHGVARPDLESSGMSSFWPV